From the Engraulis encrasicolus isolate BLACKSEA-1 chromosome 18, IST_EnEncr_1.0, whole genome shotgun sequence genome, the window tttaagcaatattaatggaattaaattaaattgtgATTATAATTATGTTGAAAAGTGCCGatttcaaaaccagaaggggggacaacccccccatccccccctacaaatcgcaccctgcattcaatcatagtgtgatttgagaacgtTGTCGAGACatcggtagaggattttgaacaaacaagcaGCCCTCAGTagtcctcgggtagcccttggtaacACTGTATCAGCGCTTGGTAgtcctcagacccagaaaggttggggacccctggtggaCATGAATTGTTCATGACAAATGAGGTAACGGGCCCTGCAaaggccaaccggtagggcactcgcctgccatgcggctgacccgggttcgattcccggcccgggtcctttgcctacccttccccgtctctctcccaattcgcttcctgtccacctctcacactgtcctatcaaataaaaacacaaaaaagagaaatgagGTAACGAGTCTTTGACGTAAATATTCTGTGAAATTCTTTGCTGGGGTTCTGCCATAGGCGTCCATGTCATAGCACAGGCCTCAGCATACATAAAGGGGAATTGCACTGTATTTCAATAACattaaatattaataatattgcACACATTGTAGATGCATAGGAAGAAGACTGGGGATGGAGTGGTAATCGActggtgcaacacacacacacacacacacacacacacacacacacacacacacacacacacacacacacacacacacaatgggggcGAAAGAGACTGTGGAAgagacatgtggtgtgtgtgtgtgtgtgtgagagagagagagaagaaaagagagagagagagtgtgtgtgtgtgtgtgtgtgtgtgtgtgtgtgtgtgtgtgtgtgtgtgtgtgtgtgtgtgtgtgtgtgtgtgtgtactgtacatgcacgcaatgcatgcatgtgtgtattgcaCCAATGGATGAAATACCCCGTTCAGCTTCAGTGTCTCCATAAGCTGCTACTTGGTGGATGTCTCAATTTTCTTTTGTTCTGGCATGCTAACTGGCTGGAAGTCATTTTTAATACTTATACTTTGTTGTTCATGATGTTTTTCAGGTCTGGTTTGTGGAAAAAAGTATTGGTTTGTTGTGTTTGTAGCTGCTGTTTTTCATATTTGCCTTTGAACTGACTGCCAGCAGGCCACTCCCCACCGGCAGCCCTACTGACAACAACACAGTGctgctgtagcctactgcagcATGGGCAGGAGATCTGCTGCCATGTAATTAACATCTTTGTTTTTGCACTTTTGTTCTGTGTGttcttttatttcattcagtGCCACTAATCAGTGGCAGCAGGCCTTCTCTCATAACTGCGGCCAGTTCGTGCTTTCAACATTTAGGCCCAAGTTATGACAGTTGTTTAAATAAAGCCTACCTAGGCTATATTTAGCCTAATTCATCTGTGAGTAAGAAAAGtttttattatttagttatttatttagaattagatttagaattgagttttaACCCCTTATCATGGtttataagtcactaaatggctgAAATGCTAGAGTAGGAGTGGGGAAatcttttcatttgaggggccacttcaaattcacccAAGGGCCGTccaattcatccgagggccgtactatgaatacAAACAAGGATTCCTCCTacgctttaggcctatattaaggcagccacctttaaaacagaccccaacatctctatgtcccctgaatataacttaattgaattgccaatgtattttctaagattcctttacaaaatatgtcatattttatgtgaagctgcataacattaaaattatatcggggtcGGATAAAACgtcctcaagggctgcaaacggccctcgagacataggcacCCCACCCCTGTGCTAGAGCAATATCAGGGTCTCCTACCTACTAGTTGTGCCTAGGCCAGGGTCAAATCCAGacatgctgccaaatgctggaaccagatTAGGAAcacaacagtatcttgttttacaaagaaattaaaaacagctttttttcatctgcctttggtggtAGTTATAGGCCTCGTTAgctggttacataccgccattcagacatgctgccattccgacattgacgttcaattgtTGGAATGGCGGTATCAATTCTTCCATGAAACGTCCCGCCATTCCGACACTTCATCTCCGTTGATGAAAATTGATGGCTCATTGTTGTGTCACTTTGCCGCGGCTGTATTTCGTTTTGCAGTGTAAAACTGATTCAGTGTGTCAAATGGCGTTGTGCACTTAAGGAAAGGGAAAGGAAATGAACACGTTATCAGAGATTGTAGAGTTTATTCCTCACCTGGCAATATTGCgtgcaggcagttaaatggcaCAAAATAGTATAGGCTACATCTAGGTTTATTAATAACACAAGTTGAGTTTTTTATTCCGGAGACAAGGGAAACGAAAAGAGAGATTGAATTGACCGGTTATCTGAGATGAAACGTCTGGGTAGAAGCGCAAAGGCGGAGAGCATCGCCCAGCTGCCATGTCAAGATTGCCAAAACGTTGGCTCAGACCAAAAGTTAGTGACAGTAATTAAGGTTAATGTATACTACATGTAactgaggccaactagcagagtttggcgtggaacgttagtaaaacctccctcccgaagcctcaatagggcagtcatgggtaagcggttggagtgtcggacttgtaacccaaaggttgctggttcgactcccaacccgccaagttggtggggcgagtaatcaaccagtgctcccccccatcctccttcataactgaggtaccctgagcatggtaccgtcctgctgcactgctcccttgggggctgccccttgcactggtgaagcataattgcaatttcattgtgtgcagtgtgcagtgaacacttgtgtgctgtggagtgcagtgtcacaataacaatgggagttggagtttcccagttgaatACAGGGTGGTAGTATTGGGCTTTGGGACTGGTttaggggggagagtgtaacagaggccaactagcagagttcggcgtggaatgttagtaaaacctgcctcccgaagcctcaatacagtacgGTAGCATTGGGCTATGGGACCGGCCCTTTGGGCTTTGGGACTGGCCCTTTAACTCAGCGCGCTCGTACTGTAACTCCCATTGCCAAActaatgtagttgacgaggtggcaggttcgcatcCCCGAGGGGGGCGAAtggtgcaggaacacctccgtcacatacATGTAGATGCCAGAAAAAGCCGCCACAACCTGCCTATCATTTCAGCTCTTGTCATCCTCATGACATTCATTCAGTAGCACCATGAATTGCGCCCAGACTGCAGTGCAATAGACACGGCTGAAGTCACGTGCgttatgagggggtgggggtgaggtgaggcGAAGCACCAATAACACAATGTTTTAACCATTTTCGAGTGGGATTGACAGACAAGAAATGCGCAATTACAGCCAGGGTGTGCGTTGACATTCTTACCGAGTGCTGGATAGTGCAGACACAGGGCAAGGGAGAACCTTCCTcccaataggcctatattaccaCCGTTCGTATCAGCTTCGAACATGGATTGAAATGTGTGAACAGTGGACCGtaggcgggcctgtgtgtgtgtgtgtgggtgtgtgtgtgggtgtgtgtgcgtgcaaaacaGCGATATTTCCAAGCACCATAATATTTTCCCAAGCCTTGGCTACACGATTGTGGTTAATAAATAGGCAACCGGTAACAGAACCAAGTTTGTactatgcctgtgcctgtgtcatgAGCAATTTGAGTGGAGATGCAAAGTGCACATTGTTGTCATGTTGTTGCTTGTAAACTTAACTTTAGTAGACTATATATTGATATATGATTGCAAATATTTAATCAAATATTGGTGACTTCGCTCCCCCAGCCAGCCTATAGGATTATCTTCTCCGTGCGTCACCCGGAGCAAacacagatttcagcaccacgcgCGTGGACAGCTCCGGACACACCGAGGCCGTACGCTCGCAGTCTCGCACTCGGAGCAAATccagatttcagcaccacggacgtGGACAGCTCCGGGCACATTGTATAAATGTACGCTCGCccgtggacagctccccacgtggtgtcggaatggcggtaggCCTATGAAAAAGTGTGGAGGCGTGTCGGAATTGCGGTATGTCAGTAGCCTATGCCCCCCAGTTAGCCAGCCTACAGATTCTCCTTCTAGCCAAACTCAGCTCTCAACTTCTACATTGTGCAAAATaggatttttattcatttatttattttacatcggCGTAAGCCACAAAAAGACTTTGGAAAATCCTGATATTTTACATTCTAGTTTAGGCTACTCTAAAGATAGGTTACTGTGTAGGACCTGCCAGAGCCCTTTCTTCTACTGCTCTGGGACCTGCTATCTAACGAGCGAAGTATCTCTGACTCGGACTCCTCCTTTCTGATAAAACAGGGCCACTTTAGACGCGTCTCCATAGAAACGGCTGTATACAACATGTCGTTCCTGTTTTGGACCTCCGAGGATGTGGCGAAATGGATACAGTCTCTCGGCTACCCTCAGTACACGGTAGGCAAACGTACTGTAGCGGAACTTGGTATAACTCTACAGATTGTAAGCCTGCTGCCAATTTATAGTTTCTGTTTTCCGACGGTTACTGGAGGCAAAATAATCCTAGCGCGTAGCTAACAGAACAGTCGCCTCCAGACTACCTTGGCTGCGCGTAGACGTGACTGATTCCATCAGCGCGGGGCGAGTCGCTGGACTCGTCTGACTTTGACCGACCATCGTCAAGATTTATGCTGCCAAATACAATATCTGTTTACTAGACGGTAGGCCTACACCACGGTTGACAGAAGACTCAAGGGTTTATGATAATTTTTGCACGTAGCCTACCACCTGTTCTCTAGGCCTACAACAaccaattgcacttttcaaacttTTTGTCTGATTGTAGGCTTGGCTATTATTGGGGTCTGTGAGCACactggagtaggcctacattcctaCTAGCATAACTGTAGAGTAGACCCCTATATTGTATACTgtctattgtatattgtatactaTTATCAATATGCCTAAGTTTTGTACTGGCATGCATCTTTGGCCTACTTTTTCAGCAAAGTTGTttgcctcggtgtgtgtgtgccttgccttggtgtgtgtgtgtgtgtgtgtgtgtgtatttgacacATTGTTTGTTTTTCACAGGCTTGTTTTACTGAGAATGTCATCACAGGTCGGAAGCTGATTCACATAAACTGCTGTAATTTGCCCAAATTAGGCATCACAAACTTCAAAGACATGAAGGTAAGATCTGAAGGAGGTCTGCAGTCAGTCAGGTTGggtcaaaaaaaaaatacacaatagcctaataatagtaattcttcttaaagatgttttttttaaccttcagtGTTTAtgtgaattagtgtgtgtgtgcgtgcgcatgcatgtgtgtgtgtgtgcgcgcggcgtgtgtgtgcgcaggtttATCCTGGTAACATAAGATAGTCATggtgcggaaaagttcagagcccagtatgatcATGGGTGGTTCGAAGGtcagcactttagtgccgaacgtaactggtgcgggcatggACACTGGcttcgttctggtcggcctgaaaatagTATGGTACTGTCTATTTAGCTATAAGTCAGCTCATATAATATCTACAGTGTGGCCGTGtggctgaacccccccccccctttcacgcacgtgcacgcacacacacacccacacacacaaacacacacacacacacagggtctgtcCTAGTCAATCTGGTGCCCAAGGCAAGCATCTTTATTACTTGTCAGTTCTGCATTTAAAATTTGGCACAAAAATCCATAAGCCCAGCGTCATACATTTGATCAAGCACAGCTACTCAAGTttcatgttttgatttatttgacACTCTTATTGTTATTCTTAACCTAGCGTCGGCTCTGCACATGCATACATGAACACACCACTACAGCCACCCAGAGTTGATCTCCcggtgctcatacacacacacacacacacgcacacacacacactaccaaataCTGCTTCAGTATTTACAATAATCCAGCAGTAGAGCGAGCCTTGGCCTCTGTGAGTAATGCCAGGCAGGCTTCTCCTCTATATAAAAGGCCGTTGGAGTACAGATAGATAATAGATTATGGGCAATAAATGGCCACAGTTACAGACATGGTTTCTCTTAAGGCTGCTGAATGGCCCTGAGAGTGTTTGGACAGAGGAGGTTGAGACCAGAGTGTACTGTGGTGTGTAATGGGTTGGCATGGTGCAGAGGTGTTACACTATGGTTGCTGTGGTCGCTATTGTATGGATACATGTGGTTTAGTTAAAACCCAGCTACAGAGGtggtcaaagtaaaagtagaagtaaatttatagtgtaagtacaacactaggacatgcagttacaccagttattccattgtacctcatgaggtggctagacattatttctgggaaaaaaataaaaataaaccccAAAAATTctatccaaccagcacagaatcaAGTACATTGCTTTATAGTAACTGTTGACCAGTTACTCAGCaaagttagagtagagtagagtgtacttCTTACCGGtttggcaggtagacagacaaaccaacacgactgaaaacataacccccTTGGTGAAGGTAATATAAGCATAACACTGTGCTTATAGCAGTTGGGACAAAGGCGTTATATTTGTTCAGTCTGCAGTTTAATGTCCTGAAACATCAACCCGAGGgtagcagagtgaattcatgatgcagaatgtgtgtggggTCCTCTAGAATCTTCAGTGCCTCGCTGAGCACTGACTTTTCGTAGAGGGACTGCATATATCCCTGATCTTGGTGACCAACAATCTTCAGTGCAGTTTTAACCAGACGCCCCAACTTGGCTTTTAACTTAACAGTCAGATTTCCATACCATGTTTGCACGCCATGTATCACTCTGTCTAAGATCATgtgaaaaaatcaaaacaaaaatctaTTATTAACACCATACGGCTTTAGTTGTCTTAAAAATGTATATCGTCAGTTGCCGCTTGGTGCCATGTGAGTGAACTGTCCCTGAAGACAGCAAGGTATTTGTATGAAGAGACCTGACACATGGGAGTGTTATGGATGTACTGGATTTGTGTCGGAAACTACTCTTGGGTCAAATGGCAGGTTCtgtattttacttctactttcactttgagcagtcatgggtaagcggttagggcgtcagacttgtagtccaaaggttgccagaGTTTGTGACCAGAGAGTATTACTATGGTGTATAATGATGCTGTAGTCGTGTAGTGTATGGGCCTTTTCACACCAGACATGCCGTCGTGGGCATTTTTGCCGCCGAAGCGATTTTTACCAGTGGCGACGAAAATGTTGGGTGGTAGTGGCACGGGAAATGGCTGAGATTTGGAATATCCAACTCCAGTGGAATTTTCACGCCGGCGGCTGGCGGTGTCACGTTGAAATTAATGGCAAATAGCAAAATAGCATTAGCTGTGGGGGGGGATTTTGACCTTTGGAATGTTCATATGTTCAAGTGTAAAAAAGGGTCCGAAGACCGAAACGTATTAAAGCTGGAGGCTATGGGGAGAGCATTTGGAGGAAGATTTGGAGATTGGCCAATCATAAAGAGGTCTCCATCTCCAGTCTCGACCTCTCCATCTAAGAGGCCATTCTCCATTTCTCCCTAACTGATTGgcccatcactctctctgtctctatctctctcccagtGTCCTATAGGCTGTCACAGGTCATAtgccgctctccctctccccttctaccTCTCCTATAGGCTAATCTCTACCCCTGTTTTTGATTGGCCTGTCTTCATACTGAACATTTCTTTCTGACTGgatcgtctccctctctccctgtttctgatTGGGCCATCTCCCTCTTTCCCCGTTTCCCACTGGTCAGTTGTTGGATGTGTCGGAGCCTGTGTTCCTATACCTCCtcctgtctgtgacaggttaatctctctctccctgtttctgatTGGCTCATCTCCCTGCTCTCCCGGTCTCCTATAGGCTATCGCTGCTCATGTGCGGCAGCTGCTGGACGTGTCGGAGCCGTTGTGGAGCCGCAGCCTGGCCGACTATCGTCGTGACGACATGGGGATGTACCTGGAGATGAAGAGCCGCACGGGGGAGCGAGCCAACTCACTCACACTCGACAAGTTCCTGAAGGACCGCAATacatgctgaacacacacacacacacacacacacacacacacacacacacacacacacaaatatatacagcatacctgtacacacacacacacacacacacacacacacacacacacacacacacacacacacacataagccaacacactcacacttgaAAAGTTCCTGAAGGACCGCAACATATGCTGAACACATATGTTCACACAGTGGACACAAGCCAAAACACATAATAAATAAGGAGATAGATGGGAGAGCCTTGGGTCTCAATCAAGTGTtgtgcaggtgctcttcaagggaaGAGGGCATCAGAAAGTTCAAAGTCAAGGAGGGTCCTgaggcaacactgctatttaattatttattttttccacacgcACCGACGCGTTTCGACTCGCGCAGACTCAAGTGTGTGAATATGAAAATTAAATACCAgtgttgcctcgggaccctccttGACATAATAAATAAGACCAAAAAAGAAACCTTCcataataaaaatacaaaaaagaatcAACACAACATTATACACCATAATGAAGTAAAATAAGTAATGAAGTGGCGTAAGTAGTGAAAGTATTGGCCTCCATAAGTTTTGTGGATCATGTTCCTTTCACATTAGTCTTTGCACACAATATTTGGTCAAAATCCGTCCGTCCAGTCAAAGGTTACTGTACAAATATGAAATCTGTGGCTTGACCGTGACTCAAATGGCGAAGGCACCATTCTGTTgtgctggggacccgggttcgattcaggcACAAGGTCATTTCAATACTTTTGAAAAAGGAAGAATTAACTATGCTAACTGTAGTGAGTTCAGAGGGGTGTTTTGCagtgctcaccacacacacatacaaacgcatacacacacacatacacacacacacacacactaaagctgcAGACACAtgtgtgaggggaggagctagCAATGAAACACGCAGAGCAAACCCAACTTGATGGCTGCCCCCACACTAGTCACACATACacgtccacacagacacacacacacacacacacacacacaaatatacacactcacactgattataaatactgtaaatacctgtgtgtgtgtgcgtgtgtgtgtgtgtgtgtgtgtgtggtgccaggtTGGCATGGTTGGCTCTGCTCTAGTGCCCAGCTGTGAAACGGTAATAGCATGGCTACACtccaagcattcacacacacacacacacacacacacacacacagcagcagcagcagcacgtacacagcagcacacagacgttaacacacacatggctacactcccatcacacacacacacacacacacacacgcagtacggGTTGATCAGCTGTGTCTCTTCACAGGTGTTCTCCTcatcataggcacacacacacaaacacacacacacacacactcactcacaaaagcatacacactttctctcacacaagaaacatacacactttctctctctctcacacacacacacacacaatcaaagcacacacagaaaaacatacacacacataggcctacacacacatattataaagAGAACCACACAATGACCTAATCTTGAGATGATAATGCAGAATATTATGGCTGTAGATGAATATGACAAAGagtatgatgaagatgaagatgcagATTGTGATGGCGGTGTTGATGACAATAAATGATCAATATTGATTATCGACCATCATAGAACTACAATAAAATCTAGCTAGCTTTGAAAACTGTCGCGGCTACCTGCCGGGCTCACATGATTGACAGATGTCTTTCGCAGTGCTATTCTGCCAGTGCATGTTTCGCCAGCATGCTGCGCTGAATAGAAGCTGATCACAATGCTGATTAACAGGTCAGCGGCCTTTCtacaaccagggaagctgacatggggaccaaggggtcagttgtcccaggcccagggagagagggggcccagaattgtgtcctcattacactgtgtaTTGCgtttggggtcctttcagatgatattGTCCAGTACCCATAtaaagctgtcagcatccctgtcTAGAACAAGATGCAAGTTTGTGTTCATACCTATATAGTTCTACCTGCCTCAGAGGCTACCAAAATGACACCACTGGAAATCAATTAAAAACAAAAGACGAGTGGAATGTGAGTCCTTTAATTTCATGTTGCTTCAAATACACTTGACAGGAAGGCTGTCTCAATGTTACAGTCAGTAGGCCTTTATTTTCAGAAATAAGTCAATATTCAAAATATTCCTCAAGTTTCATTGCAAAAAGGCAATCACAACTTATGACAACAAACATGTAAAACAACAAAAATGTAAAAGGCATCACAACTTTTGCCATGATGCAACATcgggcaattaaaaaaaaaaaacataaatgccTGTGTATTCCTGGGGAGACATCCTGGATAAAGGGAGAGCGATTTTTGTTTCTACATATTTaccagttttttctgattgctaaagcttaattttcgcaactttggctgcttttgcaaaactctacacactaccacacactagcaaagcactgtagatgtgttgctaaatcaaactaaggttgaaaaacgctatacactcTTGTAAAttttgcatttttgtgtcaaatccttcacacaaacattgttgtgattaacacacacacactgcaactacacacatgcagtataaatgatacacacatttagcttgtgtttttctttgcacaatgtaactcaattgtagatcacacttttgtcatgaatacttgtgatatacGTAAAAACACAGGGGGTGAGACTTCAATCGTGGATGTGTATTTACTTTCCCCAAAGCAAACTAAAgagatgtttttgacatgtaattcaaatacaaaagaaaacacaatataAGTCTAACAAtgggaaattactgaacatccatatgccttgctggatctgACAATAAAATTTCATTGACATCAGATGCTATGTCTTCAAATGCAAGAGAGCGGAGAAAGTATCGCCTTGTATGGCATATCCAGTCC encodes:
- the LOC134468415 gene encoding sterile alpha motif domain-containing protein 15-like — encoded protein: MSFLFWTSEDVAKWIQSLGYPQYTACFTENVITGRKLIHINCCNLPKLGITNFKDMKAIAAHVRQLLDVSEPLWSRSLADYRRDDMGMYLEMKSRTGERANSLTLDKFLKDRNTC